The following coding sequences are from one Rathayibacter sp. SW19 window:
- a CDS encoding TadE/TadG family type IV pilus assembly protein — translation MMTIHLRGTLRQLGREDGVATSAIVIPGTVLLVVIALQCALWFLGGNIAQNAAMDAYRDARAYQSTTDAGTAAAGSVLTLTGGFLDNPTVQVQRTATTVTVTVTGDAVSLIPGLSLPPVQRSITGPVERWIPAP, via the coding sequence ATGATGACAATTCACCTGCGAGGCACACTCCGACAGCTCGGCCGGGAGGACGGGGTCGCAACCAGCGCGATCGTCATTCCCGGAACCGTGCTGCTGGTGGTCATCGCCCTGCAATGCGCACTGTGGTTCCTCGGCGGCAACATTGCACAGAACGCCGCCATGGACGCCTACCGCGACGCCCGCGCCTACCAATCCACGACCGACGCCGGAACCGCTGCCGCCGGCAGCGTGCTCACCCTGACCGGCGGGTTCCTGGACAACCCCACCGTGCAGGTGCAGCGCACCGCCACCACCGTCACTGTCACCGTCACCGGGGATGCAGTCTCCCTCATCCCCGGGCTGTCCCTGCCGCCAGTCCAGCGGAGCATCACCGGCCCGGTCGAACGATGGATACCAGCACCATGA